A region of Neovison vison isolate M4711 chromosome 7, ASM_NN_V1, whole genome shotgun sequence DNA encodes the following proteins:
- the NOVA2 gene encoding RNA-binding protein Nova-2: MEPEAPDSRKRPLETPPEVVCTKRSNTGEEGEYFLKVLIPSYAAGSIIGKGGQTIVQLQKETGATIKLSKSKDFYPGTTERVCLVQGTAEALNAVHSFIAEKVREIPQAMTKPEVVNILQPQTTMNPDRAKQAKLIVPNSTAGLIIGKGGATVKAVMEQSGAWVQLSQKPEGINLQERVVTVSGEPEQVHKAVSAIVQKVQEDPQSSSCLNISYANVAGPVANSNPTGSPYASPADVLPAAAAASAAAASGLLGPAGLAGVGAFPAALPAFSGTDLLAISTALNTLASYGYNTNSLGLGLNSAAASGVLAAVAAGANPAAAAAANLLASYAGEAGAGPAGGAAPPPPPPPGALGSFALAAAANGYLGAGAGGGAGGGGGPLVAAAAAAGAAGGFLTAEKLAAESAKELVEIAVPENLVGAILGKGGKTLVEYQELTGARIQISKKGEFLPGTRNRRVTITGSPAATQAAQYLISQRVTYEQGVRASNPQKVG, from the exons AGGAAGGCGAATATTTCCTGAAGGTGCTGATCCCCAGCTACGCGGCAGGCTCCATCATTGGCAAGGGCGGGCAGACCATCGTGCAGCTGCAGAAGGAGACAGGAGCCACCATCAAGCTCTCTAAGTCCAAAGACTTCTATCCGG GAACCACAGAACGAGTATGCCTGGTACAGGGCACAGCAGAGGCCTTGAATGCTGTGCACAGCTTTATTGCTGAGAAGGTCCGAGAAATCCCACAAGCAATGACCAAGCCTGAGGTGGTCAACATTCTTCAACCCCAAACCACGATGAACCCCGACAGAGCCAAGCAG GCCAAGCTGATCGTCCCCAATAGCACCGCGGGCCTGATCATTGGCAAAGGGGGCGCCACCGTGAAAGCCGTGATGGAACAGTCGGGTGCCTGGGTGCAGCTGTCGCAGAAGCCGGAGGGCATCAACCTTCAGGAGCGCGTGGTGACCGTCAGCGGCGAGCCGGAGCAGGTGCACAAGGCCGTGAGCGCCATCGTGCAGAAGGTACAGGAAGACCCCCAGAGCAGCAGCTGCCTCAACATCAGCTACGCCAACGTGGCTGGCCCCGTGGCCAACTCCAACCCCACCGGCTCACCGTACGCCAGCCCCGCCGACGTgctgcccgccgccgccgccgcctcggccGCTGCCGCCTCGGGCCTGCTGGGCCCCGCGGGGCTGGCGGGCGTGGGCGCCTTTCCGGccgccctgcctgccttctcAGGCACCGACCTGCTGGCCATCAGCACGGCGCTTAACACGCTGGCCAGTTACGGCTACAACACCAACTCCCTCGGCCTGGGCCTCAACTCGGCCGCGGCCTCCGGGGTCCTGGCAGCCGTGGCCGCCGGTGCCAACCCCGCAGCCGCCGCTGCAGCCAACCTCCTGGCGTCCTACGCGGgggaggccggggcggggccCGCCGGAGGGGCCGCCccgcctccgcccccgccccccggagCCCTGGGGTCCTTTGCCTTGGCCGCAGCCGCCAACGGCTACCTCGGGGCTGgagcgggcggcggggcgggcggcgggggtggCCCGCTAGTGGCCGCCGCAGCTGCAGCCGGGGCCGCCGGGGGCTTCCTGACGGCGGAGAAGTTGGCAGCCGAGAGTGCCAAGGAGCTGGTGGAGATTGCGGTGCCTGAGAACCTGGTGGGGGCCATTCTGGGCAAAGGGGGCAAGACGTTGGTGGAGTACCAGGAGCTGACAGGCGCTCGCATCCAGATCTCCAAGAAGGGAGAGTTCCTGCCTGGCACGCGGAACCGGCGGGTCACCATCACGGGCAGCCCTGCGGCCACACAAGCCGCTCAATACCTCATCAGCCAGCGGGTCACCTACGAGCAGGGAGTGAGGGCCTCAAACCCCCAGAAAGTGGGATGA